A genome region from bacterium includes the following:
- a CDS encoding lipid-transfer protein: MGRKVFVVGVGMTKFEKPGRRADWNYPQMAKEAGEKALEDAGIPYERIEQVVAGYCYGDSTSGERAAYELGLTGVPIYNVNNNCSTGSTALFLAKQLVEGGLADCAMALGFEKMERGSLKQNFPDHTPPIDKHMLRMMELRAFEPVIPAPQVFGNAGRDHMDRFGTTPEHFAKIGWKNHRHSVNNPFSQFQEAYSLRDILDAPMVYFPLTKLQCCPTSDGAGCAIVASEDFVRRHGLQAKAIEIAGMAMATDGPDTFDRDCRYVAGYGLTQRAAAKALAQAGATAADVDVVELHDCFSANELVTYEALGLCAEGTAGEHIDHDAFTYGGKVVVNPSGGLISKGHPLGATGLAQCAELNWQLRGAAGKRQVTGAALALQHNLGLGGAAVVTVYRRAAL; encoded by the coding sequence ATGGGACGCAAGGTCTTCGTGGTCGGCGTCGGGATGACGAAATTCGAGAAGCCCGGTCGCCGCGCCGATTGGAACTATCCGCAGATGGCCAAGGAGGCCGGCGAGAAGGCGCTCGAGGACGCCGGTATTCCCTACGAGCGCATCGAGCAGGTGGTCGCCGGCTACTGCTACGGCGATTCCACCTCGGGCGAGCGCGCCGCCTACGAGCTCGGACTCACCGGCGTGCCGATCTACAACGTCAACAACAACTGCTCGACCGGCTCGACGGCGCTGTTTCTGGCCAAGCAGTTGGTCGAGGGCGGGCTCGCCGACTGCGCGATGGCGCTCGGCTTCGAGAAGATGGAGCGCGGCTCGCTCAAGCAGAACTTCCCCGACCACACGCCGCCGATCGACAAGCACATGCTGCGGATGATGGAGCTGCGGGCCTTCGAGCCGGTGATCCCAGCGCCGCAGGTGTTCGGCAACGCCGGGCGCGATCACATGGACCGCTTCGGCACCACGCCCGAGCACTTCGCCAAGATCGGTTGGAAGAACCACAGACACTCGGTCAACAATCCGTTCTCGCAGTTCCAGGAGGCGTACTCGCTGCGCGACATCCTCGACGCGCCGATGGTGTACTTCCCGCTCACCAAGCTGCAGTGCTGCCCGACCTCGGACGGCGCCGGTTGCGCCATCGTCGCCAGCGAGGACTTCGTCCGCCGCCACGGCCTGCAGGCGAAGGCGATCGAGATCGCCGGCATGGCGATGGCGACCGATGGCCCGGACACCTTCGACCGGGACTGCCGCTACGTCGCCGGCTACGGTCTGACGCAGCGCGCCGCCGCCAAGGCGCTGGCGCAGGCGGGGGCCACTGCCGCCGACGTCGACGTCGTCGAGCTGCACGACTGCTTCTCGGCCAACGAGCTGGTGACCTACGAGGCGCTCGGCCTGTGCGCGGAGGGCACCGCCGGCGAGCACATCGACCACGATGCCTTCACGTACGGCGGCAAGGTGGTCGTCAACCCATCCGGCGGCCTGATCTCCAAGGGCCACCCGCTCGGCGCCACCGGACTGGCGCAGTGCGCCGAGCTCAATTGGCAACTGCGCGGCGCGGCGGGCAAGCGGCAGGTGACCGGCGCCGCCCTGGCGCTGCAGCACAACCTGGGCCTCGGCGGCGCCGCGGTGGTCACCGTGTACCGGCGCGCCGCGCTCTGA
- a CDS encoding 3-alpha,7-alpha,12-alpha-trihydroxy-5-beta-cholest-24-enoyl-CoA hydratase yields the protein MTIDPSRALGASLPAREAAWGPDHLILYALGAGVGTGEDPTDPRVLQYTWEGELRALPTYAVIPVFETLLGLLDVPGMDFNPMMLLHGEQYTEILAPPLPVEARIVNEARISAIHDKGAGKGALIVTEVTSRDATTGTPLFRNEFTAFIRGEGGFARPGDPPAPAPGNEPPARAPDAVVTYPTLRQQALLYRLSGDRNPLHVDPAMAAIGGFERPILHGLCTFANVGRAAIDAGADGNPERFRSIKVRFAAPVYPGETIVVRLWRESATAMLCTAHVQERDLKAVITNARVTFFE from the coding sequence GTGACCATCGATCCCAGTCGCGCGCTCGGCGCCAGCCTGCCCGCCCGCGAGGCGGCGTGGGGGCCGGACCATCTCATCCTCTACGCCCTCGGCGCCGGCGTCGGCACCGGTGAGGACCCGACCGATCCGCGCGTGCTCCAATACACCTGGGAGGGCGAGCTCCGGGCGTTGCCCACCTACGCGGTGATCCCGGTCTTCGAGACCCTGCTCGGGCTGCTGGACGTGCCGGGCATGGACTTCAATCCGATGATGCTGCTGCACGGCGAGCAGTACACGGAGATCCTCGCGCCGCCGCTGCCGGTCGAGGCGCGCATCGTCAACGAGGCGCGGATCAGCGCCATCCACGACAAAGGCGCCGGCAAGGGCGCGCTGATCGTCACCGAGGTGACGAGCCGCGACGCCACCACCGGCACGCCGCTGTTTCGCAACGAGTTCACCGCCTTCATCCGCGGCGAGGGCGGCTTCGCGAGGCCTGGCGATCCGCCGGCGCCGGCGCCGGGCAACGAGCCGCCGGCACGGGCGCCCGACGCCGTCGTGACCTACCCGACACTGCGCCAGCAGGCGCTGCTCTATCGCCTGTCGGGCGACCGCAATCCACTCCACGTCGACCCGGCGATGGCGGCGATCGGCGGCTTCGAGCGCCCGATCCTGCACGGGCTGTGCACCTTCGCCAACGTCGGGCGCGCCGCCATCGACGCCGGCGCCGACGGCAACCCGGAGCGCTTCCGCTCCATCAAGGTCCGCTTCGCCGCGCCGGTCTATCCCGGCGAGACGATCGTGGTCCGCCTGTGGCGCGAGTCCGCCACCGCGATGCTGTGCACGGCGCACGTGCAGGAGCGCGATCTGAAAGCGGTGATCACCAACGCGCGGGTGACCTTCTTCGAGTAA